One genomic region from Flagellimonas oceani encodes:
- the lon gene encoding endopeptidase La, which produces MGEMKITNFDNIELQGLDEDAELIPLLTPEDEEQMNKESLPETLPVLPLRNTVLFPGVVIPITAGRDKSINLIKDANNGSKTIGVVSQKDESVENPGPEDINTVGTVARILRVLQMPDGNTTVIIQGKKRFKIDAVLTEKPYITAQVSEAKEERPDERSSEFEAIIDSIKELAFKIIKDNPNIPSEATFAIKNIQSNSFLINFVSSNLNLPVKEKQQLLEMPNLQERALATLKYMNMELQKLELRNDIQSKVRSDMDQQQREYFLHQQMKTIQEELGGLSYEEEVDEMAEKAKKKKWSKKVQEHFEKELSKMQRMNPQVAEYSIQRNYLDLLLDLPWNEFSKDKFDLKRAQKILDRDHYGLEDVKRRIIEYLAVLKLRNDMKSPILCLYGPPGVGKTSLGKSVAEALGREYVRMSLGGLRDEAEIRGHRKTYIGAMPGRIIQSLKKAGTSNPVFILDEIDKLASSHQGDPSSAMLEVLDPEQNSEFHDNFLEMGYDLSKVMFIATANNLSTIQPALRDRMEIINVTGYTIEEKVEIAKRHLLPKQLEEHGLSKKDLKIGKRQLEKIVEGYTRESGVRSLEKQIAKVVRYAAKSIAMEEEYNVTLTNENIEDILGPARLERDKYENNDVAGVVTGLAWTSVGGDILFIESILSKGKGAMNITGNLGKVMKESATIAMEYIKSNADVYGIDASVFEKYNVHIHVPEGATPKDGPSAGITMLTSLISLFTQRKVKKSLAMTGEITLRGKVLPVGGIKEKILAAKRAKIKEIILCADNKRDIEEIKDEYLKGLTFHYVTDMSEVIDLAITKQKVKNAKEL; this is translated from the coding sequence ATGGGAGAGATGAAAATAACCAATTTTGACAATATAGAACTACAGGGCTTGGACGAAGACGCCGAGTTGATTCCGTTGTTGACCCCGGAAGATGAGGAACAGATGAACAAGGAGAGCTTACCGGAAACCTTGCCGGTATTGCCTCTTAGAAATACCGTTTTGTTCCCCGGTGTGGTGATTCCGATTACTGCCGGGAGGGATAAGTCCATCAATTTGATCAAGGATGCCAATAACGGCTCCAAGACCATTGGAGTGGTGTCCCAAAAGGACGAAAGTGTGGAAAACCCGGGTCCGGAAGACATCAATACCGTTGGGACCGTTGCACGTATTTTGCGGGTACTTCAAATGCCGGATGGCAACACCACGGTGATCATCCAAGGTAAAAAAAGGTTCAAGATCGATGCGGTGCTCACCGAGAAGCCATACATTACAGCGCAGGTGAGCGAGGCCAAGGAAGAACGTCCCGATGAGCGGAGTAGCGAGTTTGAGGCCATCATCGATTCCATCAAGGAACTGGCCTTCAAAATCATCAAGGACAATCCAAACATTCCCAGTGAGGCGACTTTTGCTATTAAGAATATTCAGAGCAATTCGTTCTTGATCAATTTTGTATCCTCTAATTTGAATCTTCCCGTAAAGGAAAAACAGCAACTTTTGGAGATGCCAAATCTTCAGGAAAGGGCATTGGCCACCTTGAAGTACATGAACATGGAACTTCAAAAGTTGGAACTGCGCAACGATATACAGAGCAAGGTGCGTAGCGATATGGACCAACAGCAGCGCGAATATTTCCTTCACCAACAAATGAAGACCATCCAGGAGGAACTTGGTGGGCTGTCCTACGAGGAAGAGGTGGATGAAATGGCAGAAAAGGCCAAAAAGAAAAAATGGAGCAAAAAAGTGCAAGAGCATTTTGAGAAAGAGCTTTCCAAAATGCAGCGCATGAACCCTCAAGTGGCCGAATATTCCATTCAACGAAACTATTTGGACCTGTTGCTGGATTTGCCGTGGAACGAATTTTCCAAAGATAAGTTCGACCTAAAAAGGGCCCAAAAGATTTTGGACAGAGACCATTACGGTCTGGAAGATGTAAAGCGACGAATCATCGAGTATTTGGCCGTTTTGAAACTTCGAAACGATATGAAATCGCCCATCCTGTGCTTGTACGGACCTCCCGGTGTGGGTAAGACCTCGTTGGGTAAATCCGTGGCGGAGGCCTTGGGCCGTGAATATGTGCGGATGTCCTTGGGAGGGCTTCGCGACGAAGCAGAAATCCGTGGGCATAGAAAAACCTATATCGGTGCCATGCCGGGAAGGATTATACAGAGCTTGAAGAAAGCGGGAACCTCCAACCCCGTATTTATTTTGGACGAAATAGACAAGTTGGCGAGCAGTCATCAGGGCGACCCGTCTTCTGCGATGTTGGAGGTGTTGGACCCAGAGCAAAACAGCGAGTTCCATGATAATTTCTTGGAAATGGGCTACGATTTGTCAAAAGTGATGTTCATTGCCACGGCGAACAACCTTTCTACCATACAACCTGCCTTGCGCGATCGTATGGAAATCATCAACGTAACGGGCTACACCATCGAGGAGAAGGTGGAGATTGCCAAGCGGCACTTGTTGCCCAAACAGTTGGAAGAACACGGATTGTCCAAAAAAGATTTGAAAATCGGCAAGCGCCAATTGGAGAAAATCGTTGAGGGCTATACCCGTGAGTCCGGAGTGCGTAGCTTGGAAAAACAAATTGCCAAAGTAGTGCGCTATGCTGCAAAATCCATAGCCATGGAGGAGGAGTACAATGTTACGTTGACGAACGAAAATATTGAGGACATCTTGGGCCCAGCCCGATTGGAGCGCGACAAATACGAGAACAATGATGTGGCCGGTGTGGTCACGGGCTTGGCCTGGACCAGTGTAGGTGGAGATATTCTGTTCATTGAATCCATTCTTTCCAAAGGAAAGGGGGCCATGAACATTACGGGCAACCTTGGTAAGGTAATGAAGGAATCCGCAACGATTGCGATGGAATACATCAAATCCAATGCGGATGTGTATGGTATCGATGCCAGCGTATTCGAAAAATATAATGTGCATATCCACGTGCCCGAAGGCGCCACTCCAAAAGATGGCCCGAGTGCCGGTATCACGATGCTGACTTCTTTGATTTCCCTGTTTACCCAACGCAAGGTAAAGAAGAGTTTGGCCATGACGGGTGAGATTACCCTTCGCGGCAAGGTATTGCCCGTGGGTGGTATCAAAGAGAAGATCTTGGCGGCCAAAAGGGCAAAGATCAAAGAGATCATTTTGTGTGCCGATAATAAAAGGGATATCGAAGAAATTAAGGACGAGTACTTAAAGGGGCTGACGTTCCATTACGTGACGGATATGAGCGAGGTCATCGATTTGGCCATTACCAAACAGAAGGTGAAGAACGCCAAGGAACTTTAG
- a CDS encoding glycoside hydrolase family 31 protein, with translation MITNTEIATRGNQSPNHIVDFKQENEKIYFTTQNGVILQVTILRDSVVRFRYATEYVFEPDFSYAISEDVNLGYNELTIEDEIPEYVITTSKIRIFINKENLKVQITDLDNVILTEDELGFHWEENFDYGGNVVKMSKVCHSGESYYGMGDKASHTNLKGKRINNWVTDSYAYGKDQEPLYKSIPFYIGLKESKAYGIFFDNSFSTYFDFAAEKRNVTSFWADGGEMNYYFFYGPQMKDVVESYTDLTGVPELPPLWALGFHQSKWSYFPEQKVRDIATTFRKLNIPCDAIYLDIDYMEGFRCFTWNNQYFPNPKKMIEELEDDGFKTITMIDPGIKIDRDYWVYQQAMNNGFFCRRADGPHFKGKVWPGECKFPDFTNPEVREWWAELYKEMIAEMGVSGVWNDMNEPAIMEVPSKTANLDVRHDYDGHPCSHRKAHNVYGMQMVRATYEGVKKFMFPRRPFVLTRAAYSGTQRYCATWTGDNVATWEHLWIANVQMQRMCMSGYSFVGSDIGGFAEQPNGELFARWMQLAVFHPFCRVHSSGDHGDQEPWSFGDEITDIVREFIELRYQLLPYLYTMFYNYIKEGFPMLQSLVFYDQEDHQTHFRTDEFIFGKQMLVCPVQEPNSQGRRMYFPKGNWYNYWTDELTEGGVERWVSAEIHRIPLFVKEGAMIPKYPVQQYVGEKEIEKLNIDVYYKAGTENSQVYEDQQDGYDYKKGRYSLRRFKLTGKENELIIQQFKDGNFITPYDNFKMSFHGLPFTIDTVEVDNEEVDLNSIKLNGNNSIEVGKDFTELHIFGK, from the coding sequence ATGATAACCAACACGGAAATTGCAACTAGAGGGAATCAGTCCCCAAACCATATCGTAGACTTTAAACAAGAAAACGAAAAAATATATTTTACCACCCAAAACGGTGTTATCCTACAAGTTACCATTTTAAGGGACAGTGTGGTGCGTTTTAGGTATGCTACCGAATATGTTTTTGAACCGGATTTTTCCTATGCCATTAGTGAGGACGTCAACCTTGGGTACAACGAATTGACCATTGAGGACGAGATACCGGAATATGTGATCACCACTTCCAAGATCAGGATTTTTATCAATAAGGAAAACCTAAAGGTCCAGATTACCGATTTGGACAATGTCATTCTTACGGAAGATGAACTTGGGTTCCATTGGGAAGAAAACTTTGATTATGGCGGTAACGTGGTTAAAATGAGCAAAGTTTGTCACTCTGGTGAAAGCTATTACGGGATGGGCGATAAAGCATCCCATACCAATCTTAAAGGAAAGCGTATCAACAATTGGGTCACGGATTCCTACGCCTACGGAAAGGATCAAGAACCGTTGTACAAGTCCATACCGTTCTACATTGGACTCAAGGAAAGCAAGGCCTACGGTATATTCTTCGATAATTCTTTCAGTACCTATTTCGATTTTGCCGCCGAAAAACGAAACGTAACCAGTTTTTGGGCCGATGGAGGGGAAATGAACTACTATTTTTTCTATGGCCCACAAATGAAGGACGTGGTGGAGTCCTATACCGACCTGACCGGTGTCCCTGAACTTCCGCCTTTATGGGCTTTAGGTTTCCATCAATCCAAATGGAGCTACTTTCCAGAGCAAAAGGTAAGGGATATCGCCACTACCTTTAGAAAATTGAACATTCCCTGCGATGCCATTTATTTGGACATTGACTACATGGAAGGATTCCGTTGCTTTACCTGGAACAATCAATATTTTCCCAATCCCAAAAAAATGATAGAGGAATTGGAGGATGATGGTTTTAAGACCATTACCATGATAGACCCAGGAATAAAGATAGACCGTGATTATTGGGTGTACCAGCAGGCCATGAACAATGGTTTCTTCTGCCGCAGGGCAGATGGCCCCCACTTTAAGGGAAAAGTTTGGCCGGGCGAATGTAAGTTTCCGGACTTTACCAATCCCGAGGTACGGGAATGGTGGGCCGAACTTTATAAGGAAATGATAGCCGAGATGGGGGTTAGCGGGGTTTGGAACGATATGAACGAACCCGCTATTATGGAAGTGCCATCAAAAACCGCCAATTTGGATGTGCGGCACGACTATGATGGCCACCCCTGTAGTCACCGAAAAGCGCACAATGTCTACGGAATGCAGATGGTAAGGGCTACCTATGAGGGCGTTAAAAAATTTATGTTTCCCCGTAGGCCCTTCGTGCTTACAAGAGCGGCTTATTCGGGTACACAGCGTTATTGTGCCACTTGGACAGGTGATAACGTGGCCACTTGGGAACACTTGTGGATCGCCAATGTACAAATGCAGCGAATGTGCATGAGCGGTTACTCCTTTGTAGGTTCCGATATCGGTGGATTTGCGGAGCAGCCCAACGGCGAGCTCTTTGCCCGTTGGATGCAGTTGGCCGTTTTTCACCCGTTTTGCAGGGTACACTCCAGTGGGGACCACGGCGATCAGGAACCTTGGTCGTTCGGGGATGAAATTACCGATATTGTACGCGAGTTCATTGAATTGAGGTACCAATTGCTGCCCTACTTGTACACGATGTTCTACAATTATATCAAAGAAGGGTTCCCGATGCTTCAGTCCTTGGTGTTTTATGATCAAGAGGACCATCAGACCCATTTCCGTACCGATGAGTTCATCTTTGGCAAACAAATGTTGGTATGTCCCGTACAGGAACCCAATTCCCAAGGCAGAAGAATGTATTTTCCGAAGGGAAATTGGTACAATTACTGGACGGACGAGTTGACCGAAGGAGGCGTGGAGCGATGGGTTTCCGCCGAAATCCACCGAATTCCACTTTTTGTGAAGGAAGGTGCGATGATTCCAAAATATCCCGTACAGCAATATGTTGGGGAAAAGGAAATCGAAAAATTGAACATCGATGTATATTATAAGGCCGGCACGGAAAACTCACAAGTCTACGAGGACCAGCAAGATGGGTATGATTATAAAAAAGGTAGATATAGCCTGCGGCGTTTCAAATTGACGGGCAAGGAGAATGAATTGATCATCCAACAATTCAAGGATGGCAACTTTATAACTCCATACGATAATTTTAAAATGTCCTTCCATGGATTGCCTTTCACGATTGATACCGTAGAGGTGGACAACGAGGAAGTAGATTTGAACTCAATCAAATTAAATGGTAACAATTCCATAGAGGTAGGCAAGGATTTTACGGAGCTTCATATTTTTGGAAAATAA
- a CDS encoding head GIN domain-containing protein, protein MKKFITLSLALGMLACTNAQWGKKVKGNGDVVTIERSVGDYDEVAMAGWFDVELVSGSEGEITLKGESNLLEHIVTEVKNGKLVIKVEKGMNLRPSNWKNGIYVTVPIESINGVSLSGSGDLVGKTTIKASQFSTAMSGSGDVTLTVEAEEVDAALSGSGDINLSGRATDFTVTVSGSGDIKAFDLEADFVKATVSGSADIKVTANQSLEARVSGSGDIQYRGNPKKVNSKSSGSGDITKV, encoded by the coding sequence ATGAAAAAATTTATCACACTTTCGCTTGCATTGGGAATGTTGGCCTGTACCAACGCACAATGGGGCAAAAAAGTAAAAGGGAACGGCGATGTGGTTACCATTGAACGCTCCGTAGGCGACTACGACGAGGTTGCCATGGCCGGGTGGTTCGATGTAGAGTTGGTATCCGGTAGCGAAGGCGAAATCACGCTAAAAGGAGAGTCCAATTTATTGGAACACATCGTAACCGAAGTTAAAAATGGCAAACTGGTCATCAAGGTGGAGAAAGGTATGAACCTTAGGCCCTCCAACTGGAAAAATGGCATTTACGTAACGGTTCCCATAGAATCCATTAATGGGGTGAGTTTATCGGGCTCGGGAGACCTTGTTGGAAAAACGACCATTAAGGCTTCCCAATTCAGCACAGCCATGTCCGGTTCTGGCGATGTTACCCTAACCGTGGAGGCAGAAGAAGTAGATGCAGCACTTTCGGGCTCCGGGGACATCAATCTATCCGGTAGGGCTACAGATTTTACCGTTACGGTTTCCGGTTCCGGCGACATCAAAGCTTTTGATTTGGAAGCTGATTTTGTTAAGGCCACCGTTTCCGGCTCTGCGGATATCAAGGTCACTGCCAACCAATCTTTGGAAGCCAGGGTTTCCGGCTCCGGTGACATTCAATATCGCGGCAATCCCAAAAAAGTAAATTCCAAATCTTCAGGTTCTGGGGATATTACGAAGGTATAA
- a CDS encoding DUF6503 family protein: MKKTILLAIFSLLFLGCAKDKEVDGKKIFRESMDYHDPSNSWENTTLNIHIQEPRTLNPHRYSVVELDNSDNTFRLKRNRDDNISEHIIDKNGSSSVLLNGEIATDTALINKYRLDPSRNIGYRQFYQIFYGLPMSLENRISEIKNTMETTFANQECYKVEIELKEPMFSKDWNLFISKSTKEIIGIEIVTKDKPAEGERLYFEKTITINEIRIPRIRHWHELSDDSYSGTDIIIDILTD, translated from the coding sequence ATGAAAAAAACAATTCTTCTAGCAATTTTTTCTTTACTTTTCTTAGGATGTGCAAAAGATAAGGAAGTCGATGGCAAAAAAATCTTTAGGGAATCAATGGATTATCACGATCCTTCGAATTCATGGGAAAATACTACACTGAATATTCATATCCAAGAACCAAGAACACTTAACCCTCACAGATATTCTGTTGTAGAACTGGATAATTCTGATAACACTTTCAGACTAAAAAGGAATAGAGATGATAATATTTCAGAACACATAATTGATAAGAATGGTAGCAGCTCGGTCTTATTGAATGGAGAAATTGCTACCGATACTGCCCTGATTAACAAATACAGGCTAGATCCTTCACGGAATATCGGTTACAGGCAATTCTATCAAATATTTTATGGACTTCCAATGTCATTAGAAAATCGGATTTCTGAAATAAAAAATACTATGGAAACTACTTTTGCAAACCAAGAGTGCTATAAGGTGGAAATAGAGCTTAAAGAACCGATGTTTTCAAAAGATTGGAACCTGTTCATATCAAAATCGACTAAAGAGATTATTGGAATTGAGATTGTCACTAAGGATAAACCGGCTGAGGGTGAGAGACTGTATTTTGAGAAAACCATAACAATAAACGAGATCAGGATTCCCAGAATTAGGCATTGGCACGAACTAAGCGATGATTCTTATTCAGGAACAGATATAATCATTGATATTCTAACTGATTAA
- a CDS encoding M48 family metallopeptidase → MKKIVLTGLVFLAVAACKTNPFTGKSTLNFYPNSQVFPMAFAEYDQFLETNKVVTGTSDAKMITKVGQRIASAAERWLNANGYPGYLKDYKWEYNLVQDETVNAWCMPGGKIVFYTGILPITQDETGVAVVMGHEVAHALADHGAQRMSAGTLQQIGAVAGNVAIQDEKTLGLFNQAYGIGSQVGIMLPFSRSHETEADRIGLQIMAIAGYDPSEAAELWKRMKAKSGGQAPPEFLSTHPSNDTRISNLTAWAPAAKQEARKFGVTSFE, encoded by the coding sequence ATGAAAAAGATAGTTTTGACTGGTTTGGTCTTTTTAGCGGTTGCTGCTTGTAAGACCAATCCGTTTACAGGAAAAAGCACACTGAATTTTTACCCGAACAGTCAAGTGTTCCCCATGGCTTTTGCCGAATATGACCAATTTTTGGAAACAAATAAAGTCGTTACGGGTACCTCCGATGCAAAAATGATAACCAAAGTCGGGCAGCGCATAGCTTCTGCTGCCGAGCGTTGGTTGAATGCCAATGGTTACCCCGGATATTTAAAAGATTACAAATGGGAATATAATCTGGTACAGGACGAAACCGTGAACGCTTGGTGTATGCCAGGCGGAAAGATTGTTTTTTATACCGGAATTTTACCGATTACCCAAGATGAAACCGGTGTTGCCGTGGTCATGGGGCACGAGGTGGCCCATGCCTTGGCCGATCATGGAGCTCAGCGTATGAGCGCCGGTACATTGCAGCAAATTGGAGCTGTTGCCGGAAATGTGGCCATACAGGATGAAAAGACACTTGGATTGTTCAATCAAGCGTACGGAATCGGCTCTCAGGTTGGGATAATGCTTCCCTTTAGTCGGAGCCACGAGACCGAAGCGGATAGGATAGGACTTCAGATTATGGCCATTGCAGGTTACGACCCCAGTGAGGCCGCCGAACTTTGGAAGCGCATGAAAGCAAAATCGGGCGGACAGGCGCCACCGGAGTTTTTGAGCACGCATCCATCCAACGATACAAGGATCAGCAATCTGACAGCTTGGGCACCGGCCGCAAAACAAGAAGCGCGAAAATTTGGGGTAACATCCTTCGAATAG
- a CDS encoding RNA polymerase sigma factor, translating into MSQQNEHIDTLLQLCMQGKQSAQLEVYNRYYKAMYNTAFRIVKHTAEAEDVMQESFLSAFTKLHTFKGDVAFGAWLKRIVINNSIYHYKKQQKKRTDDLDDIMYKVEDNEGVASDQNGYTELKAQKVMETMKSLKDNYRVSLTLHLIEGYDYEEISEIMNISYANCRTMISRAKESLRKKLTVNV; encoded by the coding sequence TTGAGCCAACAAAATGAACATATTGACACACTGCTCCAGTTGTGCATGCAGGGCAAACAAAGCGCGCAGCTAGAGGTTTACAATCGGTACTACAAGGCGATGTACAACACCGCTTTTAGGATTGTAAAACATACTGCGGAGGCCGAGGATGTGATGCAGGAATCGTTCCTGAGCGCATTTACCAAATTGCACACCTTTAAGGGAGACGTCGCCTTTGGAGCTTGGTTAAAGCGGATCGTGATCAATAACAGCATCTATCATTACAAAAAGCAGCAAAAAAAACGTACTGACGATTTGGATGATATAATGTACAAGGTCGAAGATAACGAAGGAGTTGCTTCAGATCAAAATGGTTACACAGAACTGAAGGCTCAAAAAGTGATGGAAACCATGAAAAGTTTGAAAGACAATTACAGAGTTTCTTTGACCTTACATTTAATTGAAGGGTACGATTACGAAGAAATAAGCGAAATAATGAATATAAGCTATGCTAATTGTAGAACCATGATTTCGAGGGCCAAAGAAAGCCTCAGAAAAAAATTGACCGTAAATGTTTAG
- a CDS encoding M64 family metallopeptidase, with translation MIKTLFHIAMTISLTLFISCAKDDTVASPSYISDNKYFSDGDIEVVFENDKSNGINVIFMGDVYFQNHLEASDGIYRKHALNTISYLFNSTPFSQYKKHFNAYIIYAESKLFVSEDKKNEVKTPFGSSVSPDGLPSISNWRAIDGYVSKLTGKPRGEKDLILISIKSHSGGGTAWLNNNVAIFGAEDHRVMLHEVGHAFANLGDEYANESYQPIILQEVANLDSTNNPDLIKWKHFLGLSDYIEVGAYEGGNYRESGFWRPEEQSVMGWGSYFNAPSREAIVKKIMELKKLEYNFKEFLKIDKSNDNSSKKTDSDLENKNSIELKCGVNLQSQ, from the coding sequence ATGATAAAAACGTTATTCCACATAGCAATGACTATTTCATTGACATTATTTATTTCTTGCGCAAAAGATGATACTGTAGCTAGCCCTAGTTATATTTCTGACAACAAATATTTTAGCGATGGTGACATTGAAGTTGTTTTTGAAAATGATAAATCAAACGGAATAAATGTAATATTTATGGGAGATGTTTACTTCCAAAACCATTTGGAGGCAAGTGATGGTATTTATCGAAAGCACGCTTTAAATACGATTTCTTACCTTTTTAATTCTACTCCATTTTCTCAATACAAGAAACATTTCAATGCTTATATTATTTATGCTGAATCAAAATTATTCGTTTCTGAAGACAAAAAAAATGAAGTTAAGACACCCTTTGGCAGTTCAGTTAGCCCTGATGGATTACCCTCAATTTCAAATTGGCGCGCCATTGATGGATACGTAAGCAAATTAACCGGTAAACCGCGTGGTGAAAAAGACTTAATTCTTATATCAATAAAATCGCATTCAGGTGGAGGCACTGCTTGGCTAAATAATAATGTAGCCATATTTGGTGCCGAAGACCACAGGGTTATGTTACATGAGGTGGGTCATGCATTTGCCAACTTAGGGGATGAATATGCAAATGAGAGCTATCAACCGATAATACTTCAAGAAGTAGCAAACCTAGACTCAACAAATAATCCAGACTTAATTAAATGGAAACATTTTTTAGGCCTATCTGACTATATTGAAGTAGGGGCTTACGAAGGTGGAAATTACAGGGAATCTGGCTTTTGGAGACCAGAAGAACAAAGTGTAATGGGTTGGGGCTCCTATTTCAATGCGCCGAGTAGAGAAGCAATCGTTAAAAAAATAATGGAGCTTAAAAAGCTAGAATACAATTTTAAAGAGTTTTTAAAAATTGACAAAAGCAATGACAATTCCTCGAAAAAGACTGATTCGGACTTGGAAAATAAAAATTCAATAGAATTGAAATGCGGAGTTAATTTGCAATCACAATAA
- a CDS encoding MFS transporter: MVQTLALKGSKKLLNAWAFYDWANSVYSLVISSAIFPLFYGLLFRTAGIEQVTIFGGEIARAPLISYVTSLAFVFIAIVTPLVSGVADYLGNKKIFLKFFCYLGAASCIGLYWFSLEHIYFGLVCYFFGLVGFWVSFAINNSYLPDIAFPDQQDSISAKGFSLGYIGSVILLVFNLFMVMKPDFFGITDSGGEVAEIKAMKYSFISVGIWWMLFSQYTFAHLPKGYKREGERKHIILNGFKELKQVWQQLGENRKLKRYLGAFFTYSMAVQTIMLIATYFGEEEIVWGSDDERTMGLIVSILLIQIVAILGATVTARASKAYGNINTLIVINVIWGLLCVYAYFLQTPMDFYIAAGLVGVVMGGIQALSRSTYSKFLPETTDTTSFFSFYDVAEKIGIIIGTFMYGIIAQLTGSMRNSTIFLGLFFLIGIFLLLRVNKVKASN, encoded by the coding sequence ATGGTACAAACATTGGCATTAAAGGGGAGTAAGAAACTGTTGAACGCGTGGGCATTTTACGACTGGGCCAATTCGGTTTACAGCTTGGTGATTTCCTCTGCCATTTTCCCGCTTTTTTATGGCCTGCTGTTCCGAACGGCGGGTATTGAGCAAGTCACCATTTTTGGTGGCGAAATAGCAAGGGCGCCCTTGATCAGTTATGTAACATCCTTGGCCTTTGTGTTTATTGCCATTGTAACACCATTGGTATCCGGCGTAGCCGATTATTTGGGGAATAAAAAGATTTTTCTAAAGTTCTTCTGTTATTTGGGGGCGGCTTCGTGTATTGGGCTGTATTGGTTCTCTCTGGAGCATATTTATTTTGGATTGGTCTGTTATTTTTTCGGACTGGTGGGCTTTTGGGTGAGTTTTGCCATCAACAATTCCTATTTGCCGGACATCGCTTTTCCGGATCAGCAGGATAGCATAAGTGCCAAAGGGTTTTCATTGGGTTATATTGGAAGCGTTATTTTATTGGTTTTCAATCTTTTTATGGTGATGAAACCCGACTTTTTTGGCATCACGGATAGTGGGGGCGAAGTTGCGGAGATCAAGGCCATGAAATATTCCTTCATCTCGGTTGGCATCTGGTGGATGCTGTTCAGTCAATACACCTTTGCACATTTACCAAAAGGCTATAAGCGGGAAGGGGAACGGAAGCATATCATTTTAAATGGTTTTAAAGAATTAAAGCAGGTATGGCAACAGCTCGGCGAGAATAGAAAGTTAAAACGGTATCTAGGCGCATTTTTCACCTATAGTATGGCCGTACAGACTATAATGCTTATCGCCACCTATTTTGGGGAGGAAGAAATTGTTTGGGGCTCGGATGATGAACGGACCATGGGCTTGATCGTAAGTATTCTGTTGATACAAATTGTTGCCATATTGGGAGCTACGGTCACAGCACGTGCCTCCAAGGCTTACGGAAACATAAACACCCTTATCGTTATCAATGTAATTTGGGGATTGCTTTGTGTGTATGCCTATTTTTTACAGACCCCGATGGATTTTTACATTGCAGCAGGTCTGGTCGGTGTAGTTATGGGAGGGATTCAGGCCCTGTCCCGCTCCACCTATTCCAAGTTTTTGCCGGAGACTACGGATACCACATCGTTTTTTAGTTTTTATGATGTGGCCGAAAAAATAGGTATCATCATAGGAACCTTTATGTATGGTATTATCGCCCAACTTACGGGAAGCATGCGGAACAGCACTATCTTTCTGGGGCTATTCTTTTTGATTGGCATCTTTCTGCTCCTTCGGGTCAACAAGGTGAAGGCATCAAATTAA
- the cmk gene encoding (d)CMP kinase: MGKITIAIDGYSSTGKSTIAKRLAAALGYIYVDTGAMYRAVTLFALNNGFVSEKGALDSAALIDKLSEVNLKFVPNTETGRSDMFLNDENVEQEIRSMRVSGFVSPVAAIKEVREKLVKIQQEMGKDKGIVMDGRDIGTVVFPDAELKLFMTASPETRAARRYKELLEKGEEVTYAEVLKNVEERDRIDSTRTISPLTKAKDAIEFDNSDMGLEEQFERIHEFAKRVIGKHG; the protein is encoded by the coding sequence ATGGGAAAAATTACGATAGCCATTGATGGGTATTCCTCCACGGGAAAAAGTACCATCGCCAAACGGCTGGCAGCTGCCTTAGGTTATATTTATGTGGACACGGGTGCCATGTACCGTGCGGTGACCCTTTTTGCATTGAACAACGGATTTGTCAGTGAGAAAGGTGCGCTCGATTCAGCTGCTTTGATAGATAAACTCTCCGAGGTCAACCTCAAATTTGTTCCCAACACCGAAACCGGTCGTTCGGATATGTTTTTGAACGATGAGAACGTGGAGCAGGAAATCCGTTCCATGCGGGTGTCCGGTTTTGTAAGCCCAGTGGCTGCCATAAAGGAAGTCCGTGAAAAGTTGGTGAAGATTCAACAGGAGATGGGCAAGGACAAGGGCATTGTGATGGACGGCCGCGATATTGGTACCGTGGTCTTCCCCGATGCCGAATTAAAATTGTTTATGACGGCTTCTCCGGAGACCCGTGCCGCCCGACGCTACAAAGAACTATTGGAAAAAGGAGAGGAAGTTACCTATGCCGAAGTATTGAAAAATGTTGAGGAGCGTGACCGAATCGACTCTACCCGAACTATTTCACCGCTCACCAAGGCCAAGGATGCCATTGAGTTTGATAATAGCGATATGGGGCTGGAGGAACAGTTTGAGCGTATCCATGAGTTTGCCAAACGGGTGATTGGGAAGCATGGTTGA